A window of Fragaria vesca subsp. vesca linkage group LG7, FraVesHawaii_1.0, whole genome shotgun sequence contains these coding sequences:
- the LOC101297086 gene encoding probable E3 ubiquitin-protein ligase RNF217-like — MEHNRSGIQEQTNTFWTQCPFCCTKLQYYRDILGCLLNCHICRKAFEAHELKKDVHSESLKSAPSPITKAGNFIDLSAETLNYYDSDEEVRVLRFKPSNIPFGKRKRNEGSISKPPSFACEICLETKSAHESFGIKNCTHVYCTDCVVKYVDSKLEQNIASIGCLVPDCNKGSLDPEHCRLILKPEVFEKWGKWLCEDVITGSLKFYCPFKDCSTMLIDDGEEVVRESECPSCKRLFCAQCKVPWHTGITCEEFKKLNKDDTAKEDIKMERLAYKKHWRKCPRCGIYVERTGGCSTVHCRCGTYFSFHCGRWGCASCRNRKRGSKTLGFYMFFEEYRRIHRSYSKDTLELVNEKWRSMSRSEKNPMRTHR; from the exons ATGGAGCACAACAGGAGCGGTATCCAGGAGCAAACAAACACATTCTGGACACAGTGCCCCTTTTGTTGCACAAAGCTTCAATACTACAGAGACATTCTGGGTTGTTTGCTCAATTGTCATATATGCCGAAAAGCATTTGAAGCTCATGAATTGAAGAAAGATGTTCATAGTGAATCGCTAAAATCTGCCCCGAGTCCCATTACCAAAGCAGGTAACTTCATCGATCTCTCTGCTGAAACCTTAAACTATTACGATAGTGATGAAGAGGTTAGGGTTCTTAGGTTCAAACCCTCCAATATTCCTTTCGGGAAAAGGAAGCGAAACGAGGGTTCCATTTCCAAACCCCCATCTTTTGCATGTGAAATTTGTTTAGAGACTAAGTCAGCACACGAGTCGTTTGGTATCAAAAACTGCACCCATGTATATTGTACTGATTGTGTGGTCAAATACGTGGACTCGAAGCTGGAACAGAATATAGCAAGCATAGGGTGCCTTGTACCCGATTGCAATAAAGGGTCACTGGATCCCGAACATTGCCGTTTGATTCTGAAACCCGAGGTGTTTGAGAAATGGGGAAAGTGGTTGTGCGAGGATGTGATTACTGGGTCTCTGAAATTTTACTGCCCGTTTAAGGACTGCTCCACAATGTTGATTGACGATGGGGAAGAGGTGGTGAGGGAGTCAGAGTGCCCTAGTTGTAAAAGATTGTTCTGTGCACAGTGTAAGGTTCCTTGGCACACTGGGATTACTTGTGAAGAGTTCAAGAAGCTGAATAAGGATGACACTGCAAAGGAGGATATCAAGATGGAGAGACTTGCTTACAAGAAGCATTGGAGAAAGTGCCCAAGGTGTGGGATCTATGTCGAAAGAACCGGAGGCTGCTCAACAGTACACTGCAG GTGTGGAACTTATTTCAGCTTCCATTGTGGACGATGGGGTTGTGCTTCCTGTAGAAACAGAAAGAGAGGTTCTAAAACTTTGGGCTTCTACATGTTCTTTGAAGAGTACAGAAGAATTCACCGATCCTATTCTAAAGATACTCTTGAACTTGTTAATGAGAAATGGAGATCCATGTCTCGTTCTGAAAAAAACCCTATGAGAACCCACCGATGA